In a genomic window of Octadecabacter temperatus:
- a CDS encoding acyl-CoA dehydrogenase C-terminal domain-containing protein codes for MPIYNAPTKDMQFILHNVLKVSEQDIDGYEELDRDFTGAVLEEAGKVATEVLLPLNAVGDTEGCVLENGVVRTPKGFLEAFQQMKDGGWTAMDCDPEYGGQGLPYVMHTAAQETLVSANMAFQMYQGLTHGAYSAIHVHGSPEQKAKFLPKMVTCEWTGTMNLTEPHCGTDLGLMRTKAEPQDDGSYKISGTKIFISAGDHDMADNIIHLVLAKIPGGPDGIKGVSLFIVPKFIVKEDGSLGDRNGVDVGKIEEKMGIHGNSTCVMNYDNAEGYLIGEMHKGMRAMFVMMNEARMGVGLQGYAQAEIAYQNAVAYANDRLQGRAVTGDENPDGPADPLIVHPDIRRNLMDQKSFVEGARALTYWGTTLIDRAHKNDDEAAEGLISLMTPVIKGFLTDKGFETAVSAQQVFGGHGYIEETGMSQYARDARIAMIYEGANGVQALDLVGRKLAQDGGKHVMAFFEMVKTFISDNKGDEAYEADFLEPLKAASKDLQAAGMYFMQNGMKNPNHALAGSYDFMHMMGHVCFGLMWARMAKASMVALAAGDTDTEFHETKIATGRYYMARQLPATGMHLARINTGADTVMALDAANF; via the coding sequence ATGCCTATCTATAACGCCCCGACCAAGGACATGCAGTTCATCCTTCATAACGTTTTGAAGGTCTCCGAGCAGGACATCGACGGGTATGAGGAGCTGGACCGCGACTTTACAGGCGCTGTTCTGGAAGAAGCGGGCAAAGTGGCAACTGAGGTTTTGTTGCCGTTGAACGCAGTGGGTGACACTGAAGGGTGTGTGTTGGAAAACGGCGTGGTTCGCACGCCAAAGGGCTTCTTGGAGGCCTTCCAACAGATGAAAGACGGCGGCTGGACCGCAATGGATTGCGACCCTGAATACGGCGGCCAAGGCTTGCCATATGTGATGCACACGGCGGCACAGGAAACACTGGTCAGCGCAAATATGGCGTTCCAGATGTACCAAGGGCTGACCCACGGCGCCTATAGCGCGATCCACGTGCACGGTTCGCCCGAACAAAAAGCGAAATTCCTGCCCAAGATGGTTACATGCGAATGGACTGGAACGATGAACCTGACAGAGCCGCACTGCGGTACTGATCTAGGCCTCATGCGCACCAAAGCTGAACCGCAAGATGACGGCAGCTACAAGATCTCCGGCACCAAGATTTTCATCTCTGCTGGCGACCACGACATGGCCGACAACATCATCCACCTTGTTCTTGCGAAGATCCCAGGTGGGCCAGACGGCATTAAAGGCGTCAGCCTGTTCATCGTTCCAAAGTTTATCGTCAAAGAAGACGGTTCTTTGGGCGATCGCAACGGCGTCGACGTCGGCAAGATCGAAGAAAAGATGGGCATCCACGGCAATTCGACCTGCGTGATGAACTACGACAACGCCGAGGGTTACCTCATTGGTGAGATGCACAAAGGCATGCGGGCCATGTTCGTGATGATGAACGAAGCGCGTATGGGTGTTGGTCTACAGGGCTACGCACAAGCCGAAATCGCTTATCAAAACGCAGTGGCCTATGCCAACGACCGTCTTCAGGGGCGCGCCGTGACGGGTGATGAAAACCCAGATGGCCCTGCCGACCCGCTGATCGTGCACCCTGATATCCGTCGCAACTTGATGGACCAAAAGTCCTTCGTCGAAGGCGCGCGCGCACTGACCTATTGGGGCACCACACTGATCGATCGCGCACACAAGAACGATGACGAAGCCGCTGAGGGCCTGATCTCTCTGATGACACCGGTCATCAAAGGGTTCCTGACCGATAAAGGCTTTGAAACCGCAGTTTCCGCGCAGCAGGTCTTTGGTGGCCACGGTTACATCGAAGAAACCGGCATGTCCCAATACGCACGCGATGCCCGCATCGCGATGATCTATGAAGGCGCGAACGGCGTGCAGGCGCTCGACCTTGTTGGGCGAAAGTTGGCGCAAGACGGTGGCAAGCACGTGATGGCCTTCTTTGAGATGGTCAAAACGTTCATCTCTGACAACAAAGGCGATGAAGCGTATGAGGCGGATTTCCTTGAGCCACTGAAAGCCGCATCCAAGGACCTACAGGCTGCTGGCATGTATTTTATGCAGAACGGTATGAAGAACCCGAACCACGCACTGGCTGGGTCTTATGATTTCATGCACATGATGGGCCACGTTTGTTTCGGTTTGATGTGGGCACGTATGGCGAAGGCGTCGATGGTTGCGCTAGCTGCAGGCGACACCGACACTGAATTCCACGAGACCAAGATCGCCACTGGCCGCTACTACATGGCACGCCAGCTTCCAGCAACAGGCATGCATCTGGCGCGGATCAACACAGGTGCCGATACTGTGATGGCATTGGACGCCGCAAACTTCTAA
- a CDS encoding glutathione S-transferase family protein encodes MIKLHCFGESGNAYKAALTLELSEAEWVPVYVDFFNGETRTDAFRELNVMGEVPVMEDADLVLTQSGVIQDYVSSKTGKLGGRSAAERRDILRWMFFDNHKVSGVAGPLRFLMNFLPEEKRNADVIAFMTARLMGALKIMETQLSVTPYLAGDALTIADIACVGYLFYPEPFGFDRTEFPHIDAWMIRIEGTKGWKHPYDLMPGSPADRA; translated from the coding sequence ATGATCAAACTGCATTGTTTTGGAGAAAGCGGAAACGCATATAAGGCCGCCCTGACGCTTGAGCTGTCTGAGGCCGAGTGGGTGCCCGTCTACGTCGACTTCTTCAACGGTGAGACCCGCACCGACGCGTTCCGCGAGCTGAATGTCATGGGCGAAGTGCCTGTCATGGAAGACGCCGATCTGGTGTTGACGCAATCGGGTGTCATTCAGGACTACGTATCCTCAAAAACCGGCAAACTTGGTGGCCGTTCCGCCGCTGAGCGCCGCGACATCCTGCGCTGGATGTTCTTTGACAACCACAAGGTCAGCGGCGTTGCTGGCCCCTTGCGTTTCCTGATGAACTTCCTCCCCGAGGAAAAACGCAATGCGGATGTGATTGCCTTTATGACCGCACGTTTGATGGGTGCGCTTAAGATCATGGAAACGCAGCTGAGCGTAACGCCGTATCTTGCCGGTGACGCCCTAACGATCGCGGATATCGCCTGCGTTGGTTACCTGTTTTATCCTGAACCATTCGGATTTGACCGCACTGAGTTCCCCCATATCGACGCTTGGATGATCCGTATTGAGGGCACAAAGGGTTGGAAACACCCCTACGATCTGATGCCGGGTTCACCTGCAGATCGCGCGTAA
- a CDS encoding acetyl-CoA C-acetyltransferase yields the protein MTDAYIYDAIRTPRGKGRKDGSLHEVTSAKLSAGVLNALKERNNLEGHAVEDVIWGNVTQVKEAGGCLARTAVLASDLDQSIPGLAINRFCASGMEAVNLAANQIQGGAGEAYIAGGVEMMGRVPMGSDGAAIAVDPSIAMNTYFVPQGISADIIATEYGFSRDDADALAVASQQRAEAAWKDNRFANSIVPVKDQNGLNILDHDEYMRPQTDMQSLGGLNAAFQAMGEVMPGFDKVALMKYPHLERINHIHTAGNSSGIVDGSAGVLVGSKEFGEKFGLKPRARIRQTAKIGTDPTIMLTGPVPVTHKILADSGMSISDIDLFEVNEAFSSVVLRFMQAFDVDHSKVNVNGGSIAMGHPLGATGAIIIGTLLDELERSDKEVGLATLCIASGMGAATIIERV from the coding sequence ATGACTGACGCATATATTTACGACGCGATCCGCACGCCGCGCGGCAAAGGCCGCAAGGATGGATCGCTGCATGAAGTGACATCTGCAAAACTGTCTGCTGGCGTTTTGAACGCTCTGAAAGAACGCAACAACCTTGAAGGCCACGCCGTTGAGGACGTGATTTGGGGCAATGTTACGCAAGTTAAAGAAGCGGGTGGGTGTTTGGCACGCACCGCCGTGCTGGCGTCTGATCTGGACCAATCCATTCCTGGCCTTGCGATCAACCGCTTTTGCGCGTCCGGCATGGAAGCTGTGAACCTCGCGGCGAACCAAATTCAAGGCGGCGCAGGCGAGGCCTACATCGCGGGCGGCGTTGAGATGATGGGCCGCGTGCCGATGGGATCCGACGGGGCAGCGATTGCCGTTGACCCAAGCATCGCGATGAACACATACTTCGTTCCACAGGGCATTTCAGCCGACATTATCGCGACTGAGTATGGGTTTAGCCGCGATGACGCGGATGCGCTCGCGGTGGCGTCCCAACAGCGGGCAGAGGCTGCGTGGAAAGACAACCGTTTTGCCAACTCTATCGTGCCGGTTAAGGACCAGAACGGTCTGAACATTTTGGACCATGACGAATACATGCGGCCACAAACCGACATGCAAAGCCTTGGCGGCTTGAACGCAGCCTTCCAAGCGATGGGCGAAGTCATGCCCGGTTTTGATAAGGTCGCATTGATGAAGTACCCGCACCTTGAGCGGATCAACCACATCCACACGGCAGGTAACTCTTCCGGTATCGTTGATGGATCTGCGGGTGTTCTTGTTGGCTCTAAGGAGTTCGGTGAGAAATTTGGTTTGAAACCACGCGCACGTATCCGTCAGACAGCGAAAATCGGGACCGACCCGACAATCATGCTGACGGGGCCCGTTCCTGTGACGCATAAAATCCTTGCCGATAGCGGCATGAGCATATCCGATATTGATCTTTTTGAAGTAAACGAGGCGTTTTCCTCTGTTGTTTTGCGCTTCATGCAGGCGTTCGATGTTGACCATTCAAAGGTCAACGTGAACGGCGGCTCCATCGCGATGGGCCACCCGCTGGGTGCAACGGGCGCGATCATCATCGGCACCCTTTTGGATGAGCTGGAACGCTCTGACAAAGAAGTCGGGCTTGCTACGCTGTGCATTGCATCCGGCATGGGTGCAGCAACTATCATCGAACGCGTTTAA
- a CDS encoding 3-hydroxyacyl-CoA dehydrogenase NAD-binding domain-containing protein yields the protein MTDFTMKTDADGVATITWDTVGKSMNVMNQQGFMDLDALIDQVLADDAVKGVIITSGKEGSFAGGMDLNIIAKMKESAGDNPAKGLMEGLMASHAILRKIERAGMDPKTNKGGKPIACAMQGTGLGIGFEIPLSCHRIFVADNPKAKIGLPEIMVGIFPGMGGTTRLVRKMGAMAASPYLLEGKLLNPAKAKSAGLVDEVVPADELLSAAKAWVLSEPTIVKPWDEKGYKMPGGEPYHPAGFMTYVGASAMINGKTQGVYPAAKALLSAAYEGAMVPFDTAIKVEARWFTNVLLNPSSEAMIRSLFINKEALEKGANRPDVADQTVKKVGVLGAGMMGAGISLVSALAGIEVVLIDRDQAAADKGKDYTTAYMDKGISRKKATEEKKEKVLGLINATTDLDALKDCDLIVEAVFEDVGVKAEMTKKVEAIIGDDAIFATNTSTLPITELAKASVRPDQFIGIHFFSPVDKMLLVEIIRGKETGDVAVAKSLDFVRQIRKTPIVVNDERFFYANRCILPYVNEGVRMLQEGVAPALIENAAKLVGMPLGPLQLTDETSIDLGVKIAKATKAAMGEAYDDSADELIFWMADEGRLGRKTKAGFYEYDEKGKRTGLWSGLTERYAEAEEQPELVEVQHRLLFSQVLEAVRALEEGVLMDIREGDVGAILGWGFAPWSGGPFSWLDILGAPYAAERCDQLTAEFGDRFACPALLREMADKGQSFYGRFGAGVDSKAA from the coding sequence ATGACTGATTTCACAATGAAAACCGATGCTGACGGCGTGGCCACGATTACGTGGGACACGGTTGGCAAATCCATGAACGTGATGAACCAGCAGGGATTTATGGACCTCGACGCGCTGATTGATCAGGTACTTGCGGATGACGCCGTGAAGGGTGTGATCATCACATCCGGCAAAGAAGGTAGCTTTGCAGGCGGAATGGACCTGAACATCATCGCTAAGATGAAGGAAAGCGCGGGCGACAACCCCGCCAAGGGTTTGATGGAAGGCCTAATGGCCAGCCACGCGATCCTGCGCAAGATTGAACGTGCGGGTATGGACCCGAAGACCAACAAAGGTGGCAAGCCGATTGCTTGCGCCATGCAAGGCACGGGCCTTGGTATTGGGTTCGAAATTCCGCTGTCCTGTCACCGAATCTTTGTCGCGGACAACCCGAAGGCCAAGATTGGCCTGCCAGAGATCATGGTTGGCATTTTTCCTGGCATGGGCGGCACGACGCGCCTAGTGCGCAAAATGGGCGCGATGGCGGCCTCTCCTTACCTGTTGGAAGGCAAACTGCTGAACCCTGCTAAGGCGAAGTCAGCGGGTCTTGTGGATGAGGTTGTTCCAGCAGACGAATTGTTGTCTGCCGCGAAGGCGTGGGTACTATCTGAGCCAACAATCGTTAAGCCATGGGACGAAAAAGGCTACAAAATGCCCGGTGGCGAACCGTACCACCCTGCTGGTTTCATGACCTATGTTGGCGCATCAGCAATGATCAACGGCAAGACCCAAGGTGTTTATCCTGCCGCCAAAGCATTGCTGTCAGCGGCCTATGAGGGCGCGATGGTTCCCTTTGACACGGCAATTAAGGTCGAAGCGCGTTGGTTCACCAATGTTCTATTGAACCCATCCTCCGAGGCGATGATCCGCAGCTTGTTCATCAACAAAGAAGCCCTTGAAAAGGGTGCGAACCGCCCTGACGTTGCTGACCAAACCGTTAAGAAGGTCGGTGTTTTGGGGGCTGGCATGATGGGTGCGGGTATTAGCCTCGTGTCTGCGTTGGCCGGGATTGAGGTCGTGTTGATCGACCGTGATCAGGCTGCTGCGGATAAGGGGAAAGACTATACCACCGCCTACATGGACAAAGGTATTTCCCGTAAAAAAGCGACCGAAGAGAAGAAAGAAAAGGTGCTTGGCCTGATCAATGCCACCACCGATCTGGACGCTTTGAAAGATTGCGACCTGATCGTTGAAGCCGTGTTTGAAGACGTTGGCGTTAAGGCAGAGATGACCAAAAAGGTCGAAGCGATCATCGGTGATGACGCGATCTTTGCGACCAACACATCGACCCTGCCGATCACTGAACTTGCCAAGGCATCGGTACGCCCTGACCAATTCATCGGCATTCACTTCTTTAGCCCAGTCGACAAAATGCTGCTGGTGGAAATCATCCGCGGCAAGGAAACCGGCGATGTGGCTGTTGCGAAGTCCCTCGATTTCGTCCGCCAGATCCGCAAGACGCCGATTGTTGTAAACGACGAACGCTTCTTCTACGCAAACCGCTGCATCCTGCCGTACGTCAATGAGGGCGTGCGGATGCTGCAAGAAGGCGTCGCCCCTGCCCTAATCGAAAATGCCGCCAAGCTGGTCGGCATGCCGCTGGGCCCATTGCAGTTGACGGATGAGACATCCATCGACCTCGGCGTCAAAATCGCAAAGGCGACAAAGGCCGCGATGGGCGAAGCCTATGACGACAGCGCAGATGAGCTGATTTTCTGGATGGCTGATGAGGGACGCCTGGGTCGCAAGACCAAGGCCGGCTTTTATGAGTACGACGAAAAGGGCAAACGCACTGGTCTTTGGTCCGGTCTGACTGAGCGTTACGCTGAAGCGGAAGAGCAGCCAGAGCTTGTCGAAGTGCAGCACCGTTTGTTGTTCTCTCAGGTACTCGAGGCCGTACGCGCGCTGGAAGAAGGCGTGTTGATGGACATTCGCGAAGGCGATGTTGGCGCGATCCTTGGCTGGGGCTTCGCGCCGTGGTCCGGTGGCCCGTTCTCATGGCTCGACATTCTTGGCGCACCTTATGCGGCTGAACGCTGTGACCAACTGACGGCAGAATTCGGCGACCGTTTCGCCTGCCCTGCTTTGCTGCGTGAAATGGCCGACAAAGGCCAAAGCTTCTACGGACGCTTCGGCGCGGGCGTGGATAGCAAAGCCGCATAA
- the proC gene encoding pyrroline-5-carboxylate reductase translates to MDRLNAGGLVMVGCGFMGQALLEGWLANGLRPEAVTVQDPTPSDWLRTQTGLRVNAPVPATPAAILIATKPQVLDQVLPPLSPLGNGETLVMSIAAGAPVSLFERHFGAETPVIRAMPNLPASIGFGATGIYGNTAAEPHLPIAETLFRAVGTCVAVPDEDMLHLVTGLSGSGPAYVFAMVEAMAQAASDLGLPEELAVALAHQTVAGAGAMVAQPESQAEALRHAVTSKGGTTAAGLAALVPELNLLMGETIQAASKRSVELSQ, encoded by the coding sequence ATGGACAGGTTGAACGCAGGTGGCCTTGTGATGGTCGGGTGCGGTTTCATGGGGCAAGCCTTGCTGGAAGGTTGGCTGGCAAATGGATTACGGCCAGAGGCAGTGACCGTGCAGGACCCGACGCCATCAGACTGGCTTAGAACGCAAACGGGGCTTCGTGTTAACGCGCCTGTGCCTGCGACCCCCGCGGCCATCCTCATCGCCACCAAGCCACAGGTTCTGGATCAGGTTTTGCCGCCTCTTTCACCGCTCGGAAACGGCGAAACACTGGTGATGTCAATCGCAGCGGGGGCGCCTGTCTCCTTGTTTGAACGTCATTTCGGGGCTGAAACTCCTGTTATCCGCGCCATGCCGAACCTGCCCGCATCAATCGGATTTGGGGCAACGGGGATCTATGGCAATACCGCCGCTGAACCACATCTTCCCATAGCCGAGACCCTGTTTCGCGCCGTGGGAACCTGCGTGGCAGTTCCGGATGAAGACATGTTGCACCTCGTCACCGGCCTTTCCGGCTCTGGCCCTGCCTATGTGTTCGCGATGGTCGAAGCGATGGCCCAGGCTGCAAGCGATTTAGGCCTGCCCGAAGAACTTGCCGTGGCGCTCGCCCACCAGACGGTCGCAGGCGCAGGGGCAATGGTGGCTCAGCCAGAATCCCAAGCAGAGGCATTGCGCCATGCGGTGACCTCAAAGGGCGGAACAACAGCGGCCGGGCTCGCAGCACTGGTCCCCGAACTTAATCTGCTGATGGGCGAAACAATACAAGCCGCCAGCAAACGAAGTGTCGAGCTGTCCCAGTAA